The proteins below come from a single Pseudomonas chlororaphis genomic window:
- a CDS encoding sulfate ABC transporter permease, with amino-acid sequence MSQSSIAAASTNAARRGSATSRRILIGLGWLIFALFLLLPLFIVVSQGLKLGLGAFFSAIFEPDALSALKLTVIAVLISVPLNLVFGVSAAWCVSKYSFRGKSMLVTLIDLPFSVSPVIAGLVYVLMFGAQGLFGPWLSDHDIQIVFALPGIVLATIFVTVPFVARELIPLMQEQGTQEEEAARLLGANGWQMFWHVTVPNIKWGLIYGVVLCTARAMGEFGAVSVVSGHIRGVTNTLPLHVEILYNEYNHVAAFAVASLLLILALFILLLKQWSENRINRLRASAAEE; translated from the coding sequence ATGTCCCAATCGTCCATTGCCGCCGCTTCCACCAATGCGGCCCGTCGCGGCAGCGCGACCTCGCGGCGAATCCTGATTGGCCTTGGCTGGCTGATTTTTGCACTGTTCCTGCTGCTGCCCCTGTTCATCGTCGTGTCCCAGGGCCTGAAGCTCGGCCTGGGGGCCTTTTTCAGCGCGATCTTCGAACCCGACGCGCTGTCGGCGCTCAAGCTCACGGTGATCGCCGTGCTGATCTCGGTGCCGCTGAACCTTGTGTTCGGCGTCAGCGCCGCGTGGTGCGTAAGCAAGTATTCGTTCCGTGGCAAAAGCATGCTGGTGACGCTGATCGACCTGCCGTTCTCGGTGTCGCCGGTGATCGCCGGCCTGGTCTATGTGTTGATGTTCGGCGCCCAGGGCCTGTTCGGACCGTGGCTGTCGGATCACGACATCCAGATCGTGTTCGCGCTGCCGGGCATTGTCCTGGCGACCATCTTCGTGACGGTGCCGTTCGTGGCCCGGGAATTGATCCCACTGATGCAGGAGCAGGGCACCCAGGAAGAGGAGGCCGCGCGCCTGCTGGGCGCCAATGGCTGGCAGATGTTCTGGCATGTCACCGTGCCGAACATCAAGTGGGGGCTGATCTATGGCGTGGTGCTGTGTACCGCCCGGGCCATGGGCGAGTTCGGCGCGGTGTCGGTGGTGTCCGGGCACATTCGCGGGGTGACCAACACCCTGCCGTTGCACGTCGAGATCCTCTACAACGAATACAACCACGTGGCCGCGTTCGCCGTGGCGAGCCTGTTGCTGATCCTGGCGCTCTTCATCCTGCTGCTCAAGCAGTGGAGCGAAAACCGAATCAACCGCCTGCGCGCCAGCGCCGCGGAGGAATAA
- a CDS encoding Crp/Fnr family transcriptional regulator: MNSHPWHSHLMAGHWYSHLPVELQHSLLDMSRVRRVPAGHALFRRGDPPCGLYAVLEGAVRVGSVSEQGKEALLSVIEAPHWFGEICLFDGQPRTHDAVGVGHCTLLHLPQAPLLAFLQAQPMYWRHLALLMSHKLRLTFINLEHLSLMPAPARVAHRLLLIAEGYGEIEPARRVLQLPQEQLALMLSLSRQTTNQILKDLQVQGILHLGYGEIEILDIERLRALTAP; this comes from the coding sequence ATGAATTCGCATCCCTGGCACTCGCACCTGATGGCCGGCCACTGGTACAGCCATCTGCCCGTCGAGTTGCAGCATAGCCTGCTGGACATGTCGCGGGTGCGCCGCGTGCCGGCGGGGCATGCGTTGTTCCGGCGCGGCGACCCGCCCTGCGGGTTGTACGCCGTGCTGGAAGGCGCGGTGCGGGTCGGCTCGGTGAGCGAGCAGGGCAAGGAAGCGCTGCTGAGCGTTATAGAGGCGCCCCACTGGTTCGGCGAGATCTGCCTGTTCGACGGTCAGCCACGCACCCACGACGCGGTCGGTGTCGGGCACTGTACGCTGCTGCATTTGCCTCAGGCACCATTGCTGGCGTTCCTGCAGGCACAACCGATGTATTGGCGGCACCTGGCACTGCTGATGAGCCACAAGTTGCGCCTGACTTTCATCAACCTCGAACACCTGAGCCTGATGCCCGCCCCGGCCCGCGTGGCCCATCGCCTGCTGCTGATCGCCGAAGGCTACGGCGAAATCGAACCGGCCCGCCGGGTCCTGCAACTGCCCCAGGAACAACTGGCGCTGATGCTCTCGCTGTCGCGCCAGACCACCAACCAGATCCTCAAGGACCTGCAGGTCCAGGGCATTCTTCACCTCGGTTATGGCGAGATCGAAATCCTCGACATCGAACGGTTGCGGGCGCTGACGGCGCCTTGA
- a CDS encoding diguanylate cyclase, with protein sequence MVDKNLQDSSLPHWPEAAQTLMALMHAQGEVARLSEREQLFSSLLVSVNAVLWAFNWETRQVLYVSPAYERIFGRPAGLVLADFNEWRDAIYPDDLEYAERSLAEVLVKGAVEDREYRIIAGDGQIRWLSDKCFISRQAEPGQPVIVVGIAEDITEKKLLESELQRLATTDVLTQSSNRRHFFECAHREFEQARLQGIPMAFLLLDIDDFKVINDTYGHQEGDTVLQRIAESGRSVLRRGDLFGRIGGEEFAAVFPGCAPDMALQVAERLQREIQRLTFRSGEQSFGITVSQGLTSITAEDQSLDSLFARADAAMYEAKHQGKNRIIAA encoded by the coding sequence ATGGTCGACAAGAACCTACAGGATTCATCCCTACCTCACTGGCCCGAGGCGGCCCAGACGCTCATGGCGCTGATGCACGCCCAGGGTGAAGTGGCGCGCTTGAGCGAACGTGAGCAGTTGTTCAGTTCGCTGTTGGTCAGCGTCAATGCCGTGCTTTGGGCGTTCAATTGGGAAACCCGGCAAGTGCTGTACGTCAGCCCCGCCTACGAACGGATCTTCGGCCGCCCAGCCGGCCTGGTCCTGGCCGATTTCAACGAATGGCGCGACGCGATCTATCCCGACGACCTGGAATACGCCGAGCGAAGCCTGGCCGAAGTGCTGGTCAAGGGCGCCGTCGAGGACCGCGAATACCGGATCATCGCCGGCGATGGCCAAATTCGCTGGTTGAGCGACAAATGCTTCATCAGTCGCCAGGCCGAACCGGGGCAACCGGTGATCGTGGTCGGCATCGCCGAAGACATCACTGAAAAGAAGTTGCTGGAAAGTGAGCTGCAGCGCCTGGCGACCACCGATGTGCTGACCCAGAGCAGCAATCGCCGGCACTTCTTCGAATGTGCCCACCGCGAGTTCGAGCAGGCCCGGCTCCAGGGAATCCCCATGGCGTTCCTGCTACTGGATATCGATGACTTCAAGGTGATCAACGATACCTACGGCCACCAGGAAGGCGACACGGTGCTGCAGCGAATCGCCGAGAGCGGTCGTTCCGTGCTGCGCCGTGGCGATCTGTTCGGCCGGATCGGCGGAGAAGAGTTCGCCGCTGTGTTTCCCGGCTGCGCCCCGGACATGGCGTTGCAGGTGGCCGAGCGGTTGCAACGGGAAATCCAGCGCCTGACGTTCCGCAGCGGCGAGCAGAGCTTCGGCATCACCGTCAGCCAGGGCCTGACCAGCATCACGGCCGAAGACCAGAGCCTCGACAGCCTGTTCGCCCGCGCCGACGCCGCCATGTACGAAGCCAAGCACCAGGGCAAGAACCGCATCATCGCCGCCTGA
- a CDS encoding sulfate ABC transporter permease — MSRRISPVIPGFGLTLGYTLVYLSLIVLIPLAAMFVHAAQLTWEQFWAIISAPRVLAALKLSFGTALYAAIINGVIGTLLAWVLVRYTFPGRKIIDAMIDLPFALPTAVAGIALTALYAPTGLVGQFATDLGFKIAYTPLGITLALTFVTLPFVVRTVQPVLADIPREVEEAAACLGAKPWQVFRHILVPALLPAWLTGFALAFARGVGEYGSVIFIAGNMPMKTEILPLLIMVKLDQYDYTGATSIGVLMLVVSFVLLLLINLLQRRIETP; from the coding sequence ATGTCGCGTCGCATCTCACCCGTCATACCCGGCTTCGGGCTGACGCTGGGCTACACCCTGGTGTACCTCAGTCTGATTGTGCTTATACCCCTGGCGGCCATGTTCGTGCATGCCGCCCAGCTCACCTGGGAACAGTTCTGGGCGATCATTTCGGCGCCGCGAGTGCTGGCGGCCCTGAAGCTCAGCTTTGGCACCGCGCTGTACGCCGCGATCATCAACGGGGTGATCGGGACGTTGCTGGCCTGGGTGCTGGTGCGGTACACCTTCCCCGGTCGCAAGATCATCGACGCGATGATCGACCTGCCCTTCGCCCTGCCCACCGCCGTGGCCGGTATCGCCTTGACGGCGTTGTACGCGCCGACCGGCCTGGTCGGCCAGTTCGCCACCGACCTGGGTTTCAAGATCGCCTACACCCCTTTGGGCATCACCCTGGCGCTGACCTTCGTGACGTTGCCGTTCGTGGTGCGCACGGTGCAGCCGGTGCTCGCTGATATCCCCCGTGAAGTCGAAGAAGCCGCCGCGTGCCTGGGGGCCAAGCCGTGGCAGGTGTTCCGCCACATCCTCGTCCCGGCGTTGCTGCCGGCCTGGTTGACCGGCTTCGCGCTGGCGTTTGCCCGTGGCGTCGGCGAGTACGGCTCGGTGATTTTCATCGCCGGCAACATGCCCATGAAAACCGAGATCCTGCCGCTGTTGATCATGGTCAAGCTCGACCAGTATGACTACACCGGCGCCACGTCCATCGGTGTGCTGATGCTGGTGGTGTCCTTCGTCCTGTTGCTGCTGATCAATTTGCTGCAGCGGCGCATTGAAACCCCATAA
- a CDS encoding sorbitol dehydrogenase, with translation MNSDLDNFIGLSSALTGIPCERLAPAIDPMGLPRIFLEFITPRVTPEVLDTLLTQYARMAAERRPAGQIAQAVLMNGSRPAVTRPAQAARSIMKLWLLGVWYQPYAAGLHQPTDSTVVSDQAYIQSWAWKIAQARPRDYSEVTLGRWDLPSAHRPSRAGLVPRDPEPGLGQR, from the coding sequence ATGAACAGTGACCTGGATAACTTCATCGGCCTGTCATCGGCCCTGACCGGTATTCCCTGCGAGCGATTGGCGCCGGCGATCGATCCGATGGGCCTGCCGCGTATCTTCCTCGAGTTCATCACCCCCCGCGTCACGCCCGAAGTGCTCGACACCCTGTTGACGCAGTACGCCCGGATGGCGGCCGAACGCCGGCCGGCGGGTCAGATTGCCCAGGCCGTGTTGATGAACGGATCGCGCCCGGCCGTCACCCGGCCCGCACAGGCCGCGCGTTCGATCATGAAGTTGTGGCTGCTGGGCGTCTGGTACCAGCCTTATGCTGCCGGGCTCCACCAGCCGACCGATTCGACGGTGGTGTCCGACCAGGCGTACATCCAGAGCTGGGCCTGGAAAATTGCCCAGGCCCGTCCCAGGGATTACAGCGAAGTCACGCTCGGCCGCTGGGACCTGCCGTCGGCCCATCGGCCCTCGCGCGCAGGCCTTGTACCTCGCGACCCCGAGCCTGGCCTCGGCCAGCGCTAG
- a CDS encoding diguanylate cyclase — protein sequence MTAHQRGALRTALLYLLFSVIWLQLVGYLLSSFFDKFVDKQHWLLINGYAWVLVSAGLIFLARVRIARCFAKTGQSADRERLRQAAAVFDCTREGVLVTDRNGLIVHVNRAFMAITGYEEDEVLGQRPNLFKSGRHGADFYRAMFTALAEVGEWSGEIWNRRKSGEIYPQWQTIRVIRDDDAKVSHYVAVFSDISAIKDSEHELAHLAHHDPLTGLPNRLLFSDRTEQALASAQLHKRGCALLLVDLDHFKNINDSLGHNVGDELLKRVAERFRGLFAPGVTLARLGGDEFAVLVENCSQPGQAAVLARRILDALKEPLRFDDHALFINASVGISLFPGDARSAGQLLRNADSALFKAKSAGRDGYALYTEELTAHAQQRVEIAFELRRALEQQELRVYYQPVHDLASSRLVGVEALVRWQHPSRGLVSPAEFIPIAERTGLIARIDAWVMDQACRQMCRWQQAGVALEFVAVNVSSRLFAHRELYDEVARVLHDTGLDPACLELEVTESAVMEDPEVALEQMYRLRELGVRLAIDDFGTGYSSLLRLKRLPVQKLKIDQGFVAGLPWDEDDVAIVRVIVALARSMGMQVHAEGIEQREQAAFLLEQACELGQGYWFGRPVPAPQLDWAHAPAIT from the coding sequence ATGACTGCCCATCAACGCGGTGCCTTGCGTACGGCGCTGCTTTATCTCCTGTTTTCAGTCATCTGGTTGCAGCTCGTTGGTTATTTATTGAGCAGTTTCTTCGATAAATTCGTCGACAAGCAGCACTGGCTCCTGATCAACGGTTACGCCTGGGTACTGGTCAGCGCCGGGCTGATCTTCCTGGCGCGGGTGCGCATTGCGCGCTGTTTTGCAAAGACCGGGCAAAGCGCCGACCGCGAGCGCCTGCGCCAGGCCGCGGCGGTCTTCGACTGCACTCGCGAAGGGGTGCTGGTGACGGACCGTAACGGCCTGATCGTGCACGTGAACCGCGCCTTCATGGCGATCACCGGTTACGAGGAGGACGAGGTCCTGGGCCAGCGTCCCAATCTGTTCAAGTCCGGCCGCCATGGTGCGGATTTCTACCGCGCCATGTTCACCGCCCTGGCAGAGGTGGGCGAATGGAGTGGCGAGATCTGGAATCGGCGCAAAAGCGGCGAGATCTACCCGCAATGGCAGACGATCCGCGTGATTCGCGACGATGACGCCAAGGTCAGCCATTACGTCGCGGTGTTTTCGGACATCAGTGCGATCAAGGATTCCGAACACGAACTGGCGCACCTGGCCCATCACGACCCGCTGACCGGCTTGCCCAACCGCCTGCTGTTTTCCGATCGCACGGAACAGGCCCTGGCCTCGGCGCAACTTCACAAGCGCGGCTGCGCCCTGTTGCTGGTGGACCTGGATCATTTCAAGAACATCAACGACAGCCTGGGCCACAACGTCGGCGATGAGTTGCTCAAGCGCGTGGCCGAACGGTTTCGCGGGCTGTTCGCGCCGGGCGTGACCCTGGCTCGGTTGGGCGGTGACGAGTTCGCGGTCCTGGTGGAAAACTGCTCGCAACCCGGCCAGGCGGCGGTATTGGCGCGCCGGATCCTCGACGCCTTGAAAGAGCCGCTGCGGTTCGACGACCACGCCTTGTTCATCAATGCGAGCGTGGGCATCAGCCTGTTTCCCGGCGACGCCCGCAGCGCCGGGCAATTGCTGCGCAACGCTGATTCGGCGCTGTTCAAGGCCAAGAGCGCCGGGCGTGATGGCTACGCCCTGTACACCGAAGAGCTCACGGCCCACGCCCAGCAGCGGGTCGAAATCGCTTTCGAACTGCGCCGCGCCCTTGAGCAGCAAGAGTTGCGCGTCTATTACCAGCCGGTACACGACCTGGCGAGCAGCCGTCTGGTCGGGGTCGAGGCACTGGTGCGTTGGCAGCACCCCTCCCGTGGGCTGGTCTCGCCTGCCGAGTTCATTCCCATCGCCGAGCGTACCGGGTTGATCGCCCGGATCGATGCCTGGGTCATGGACCAGGCCTGTCGGCAGATGTGCCGCTGGCAACAGGCCGGCGTGGCGCTGGAGTTTGTCGCGGTCAACGTTTCGAGCCGGCTGTTCGCTCATCGCGAGCTGTACGACGAAGTCGCCCGGGTGTTGCATGACACGGGGCTGGACCCGGCTTGCCTGGAGCTTGAGGTGACCGAAAGTGCGGTGATGGAAGACCCGGAGGTGGCACTGGAGCAGATGTATCGCCTGCGGGAATTGGGTGTGCGGCTGGCCATCGATGATTTCGGCACCGGCTATTCGTCGCTGCTGCGCCTCAAGCGCCTGCCGGTGCAGAAGCTCAAGATCGACCAGGGTTTTGTCGCCGGGCTGCCGTGGGACGAGGACGACGTGGCGATCGTCCGCGTCATCGTGGCCCTGGCCCGCAGCATGGGCATGCAGGTGCACGCCGAGGGCATCGAGCAGCGCGAGCAGGCGGCTTTCCTGCTCGAACAGGCCTGCGAGCTGGGGCAGGGCTACTGGTTTGGACGGCCGGTGCCGGCGCCGCAACTGGACTGGGCGCACGCCCCTGCAATCACCTGA
- a CDS encoding ABC transporter permease yields the protein MSSIRRYALAALASAVFAGSAVAKDYELLNVSYDPTRELYQDYNAEFTNFWKQSHPGDSVKIQQSHGGSGKQGRAVIDGLRADVVTLALAGDIDEIAKLGKTLPVDWQKRLPDASTPYTSTIVFLVRKGNPKGIKDWGDLIKDDVSVITPNPKTSGGARWNFLAAWAYGLKANGGDEAKAKAYVQTLFKHVPILDTGARGSTITFVNNGQGDVLLAWENEAFLALKEDGGADKFDIVVPSLSILAEPPVAVVDKNAEKKGNAEIAEAYLKHLYSPAGQEIAAKNFYRPRDKDVAAKYAQQFPKLELVTIDKDFGGWKSAQPKFFNDGGVFDQIYQAQ from the coding sequence ATGTCGTCGATTCGCCGTTATGCCTTGGCCGCCCTGGCCAGTGCTGTTTTTGCAGGTTCCGCGGTTGCCAAGGATTACGAACTGCTCAACGTGTCCTACGACCCGACCCGCGAGCTGTATCAGGACTACAACGCCGAATTCACGAATTTCTGGAAGCAGTCGCACCCAGGCGACAGTGTGAAGATCCAGCAGTCCCATGGCGGCTCGGGCAAGCAGGGCCGGGCGGTGATCGACGGCCTGCGTGCCGACGTGGTGACCCTGGCGTTGGCCGGTGACATCGATGAAATCGCCAAATTGGGTAAAACCTTGCCGGTGGATTGGCAGAAGCGCCTGCCGGACGCCAGCACCCCCTACACCTCGACCATCGTGTTCCTGGTGCGCAAGGGCAACCCCAAGGGCATCAAGGATTGGGGCGATTTGATCAAGGACGACGTGTCGGTCATCACGCCGAACCCGAAGACGTCCGGCGGTGCTCGCTGGAACTTCCTGGCCGCCTGGGCCTATGGCCTGAAAGCCAACGGCGGTGACGAAGCCAAGGCCAAGGCGTATGTGCAAACGCTGTTCAAGCACGTGCCGATCCTCGACACCGGTGCCCGTGGCTCGACCATTACGTTCGTCAACAACGGTCAGGGCGACGTGTTGCTGGCCTGGGAAAACGAGGCGTTCCTGGCGCTGAAGGAAGACGGTGGCGCCGACAAGTTCGACATCGTCGTGCCGTCGCTGTCGATCCTGGCCGAACCGCCGGTGGCGGTGGTGGACAAGAATGCCGAGAAGAAGGGCAACGCCGAGATCGCCGAAGCCTACCTCAAGCACCTGTACAGCCCGGCTGGACAGGAAATTGCCGCGAAGAACTTCTACCGTCCGCGTGACAAGGACGTGGCCGCCAAGTACGCCCAGCAGTTCCCGAAACTGGAGCTGGTGACCATCGACAAGGACTTCGGCGGCTGGAAAAGCGCCCAGCCGAAATTCTTCAACGATGGCGGCGTGTTCGACCAGATCTATCAGGCGCAGTAA
- a CDS encoding membrane protein → MKSLVDHLSQYAAYHRDPRNIASHFIGIPLIFVAVAVLLSRPGWPVGAVLVSPALLVAIASAWFYLRLELRLGVLMTVLLGLAVWFGQFLAAQSTSVWLASGLGMFVVGWVIQFVGHYYEGRKPAFVDDLTGLIVGPLFVVAEAGFLLGLRHDLKHAIEKRAGPVAVRQQRSAA, encoded by the coding sequence ATGAAAAGCCTCGTCGATCATCTCAGTCAATACGCCGCCTACCACCGCGACCCGCGCAACATCGCCAGCCATTTCATTGGCATTCCGCTGATCTTCGTCGCCGTGGCCGTGCTGCTGTCGCGGCCAGGCTGGCCAGTGGGTGCGGTCCTGGTCTCGCCGGCGCTGCTGGTGGCCATCGCCAGTGCCTGGTTCTACCTGCGCCTGGAACTGCGCCTGGGGGTGCTGATGACCGTGCTGCTGGGCCTGGCGGTATGGTTCGGCCAATTCCTGGCCGCCCAGAGCACCTCGGTGTGGTTGGCCAGTGGCCTGGGAATGTTCGTGGTGGGCTGGGTGATCCAGTTCGTCGGCCATTACTACGAGGGCCGCAAACCGGCGTTCGTCGATGACCTCACCGGGTTGATCGTCGGACCGTTGTTCGTGGTCGCGGAGGCAGGGTTCCTGCTGGGGTTGAGGCATGACCTGAAACACGCCATCGAGAAACGTGCCGGACCGGTGGCCGTGCGTCAGCAACGTTCGGCCGCCTGA
- a CDS encoding sulfate ABC transporter ATP-binding protein gives MSIEVRNVSKNFNAFRALDDISLDIQSGELVALLGPSGCGKTTLLRIIAGLETPDQGNIVFHGEDVSGHDVRDRNVGFVFQHYALFRHMTVFDNVAFGLRMKAKGQRPTESQIATKVHELLNMVQLDWLADRYPEQLSGGQRQRIALARALAVEPKVLLLDEPFGALDAKVRKELRRWLARLHEDINLTSVFVTHDQEEAMEVADRIVVMNKGVIEQIGSPGDVYENPASDFVYHFLGDSNRLHLGEDQHVLFRPHEVSLSRSELEDHHAAEVRDIRPLGATTRVTLKVEGQSELIEAEVVKDHDSLVGLAKGETLFFKPKVWQKVASL, from the coding sequence ATGTCGATCGAAGTTCGTAACGTCAGCAAGAATTTCAACGCGTTCAGGGCACTGGATGACATCAGCCTGGACATCCAGAGCGGTGAGCTGGTGGCGCTGTTGGGCCCGTCGGGTTGTGGCAAGACCACGCTGCTGCGGATCATCGCCGGCCTCGAGACTCCGGACCAGGGCAACATCGTGTTTCACGGCGAGGACGTTTCCGGCCACGACGTGCGTGATCGCAATGTCGGTTTCGTGTTCCAGCACTACGCCTTGTTCCGCCACATGACGGTGTTCGACAACGTCGCCTTCGGCCTGCGCATGAAAGCCAAGGGCCAGCGCCCGACCGAAAGCCAGATCGCGACCAAGGTCCATGAGTTGCTGAACATGGTGCAACTGGATTGGCTCGCCGACCGCTACCCCGAGCAACTGTCGGGCGGCCAGCGCCAGCGTATCGCCCTGGCCCGCGCCCTGGCCGTGGAGCCCAAGGTGTTGTTGCTCGACGAGCCCTTTGGCGCGCTCGACGCCAAGGTTCGCAAGGAGCTGCGCCGCTGGCTGGCGCGGCTGCACGAGGACATCAACCTGACGTCGGTGTTCGTGACCCACGACCAGGAAGAAGCCATGGAAGTCGCCGATCGGATCGTGGTGATGAACAAGGGCGTGATCGAGCAGATCGGTTCGCCAGGCGACGTCTACGAGAACCCGGCCAGCGATTTCGTCTATCACTTCCTCGGTGATTCGAACCGCCTGCACTTGGGTGAGGACCAGCACGTGCTGTTCCGCCCCCATGAGGTTTCGCTGTCGCGTTCGGAACTGGAAGACCATCACGCCGCCGAGGTGCGCGATATCCGGCCACTGGGCGCCACCACGCGGGTGACCTTGAAGGTGGAAGGCCAGAGCGAGCTGATCGAAGCCGAAGTGGTCAAGGACCACGACAGCCTGGTGGGCCTGGCGAAGGGCGAGACGTTGTTCTTCAAGCCGAAGGTCTGGCAGAAAGTCGCCAGCCTTTAA
- a CDS encoding AraC family transcriptional regulator → MPEPTSLASWTRALRKQLDALGLDSHALCLEAGLDPQWMDDPNARYPLSATTRLWALAVQASGDPAIGLRVSRFVSPTTFHALGYALVASGSLREVFERIVRYHPVVSDALTLQLSRGEDRYRFSLDVPACNPAPAYEAIDAFVAIYVRTCRNRLGRDYAPLAVYLRRPEPADPGPWHKVLRCPVHFAAAQDCLEFDLNDFDSHLDDANPELAEHNEAVLERTLAQLKPLTWERKVRAAIEAQLPEGEPSAERIAQAMHLSLRSLQRHLADEGCRFDALLNECRENLALLHLRDPHCSLSEVSYLLGFADTSSFSRAFKRWTGMTPGQFREGLR, encoded by the coding sequence ACAGCTCGATGCGTTGGGCCTGGACAGCCATGCCTTGTGCCTGGAGGCCGGCCTCGACCCGCAATGGATGGACGACCCGAACGCCCGTTACCCGCTCTCGGCGACGACGCGTCTGTGGGCGTTGGCGGTACAGGCCAGTGGCGACCCGGCGATCGGCCTGCGCGTGTCGCGCTTTGTCAGCCCCACCACGTTTCACGCCCTGGGTTATGCCCTGGTCGCCAGCGGCAGCCTGCGGGAAGTGTTCGAGCGGATCGTGCGCTATCACCCGGTGGTCAGCGACGCCCTGACCCTGCAATTGAGCCGCGGCGAAGACCGCTACCGCTTCAGCCTCGATGTGCCAGCGTGCAATCCGGCGCCGGCCTACGAAGCCATCGACGCGTTCGTCGCGATCTATGTGCGCACCTGCCGCAACCGACTGGGCCGCGACTACGCACCGCTGGCGGTGTACCTGCGGCGCCCGGAACCGGCAGATCCTGGCCCCTGGCACAAGGTCTTGCGTTGCCCCGTGCACTTCGCCGCCGCCCAGGATTGCCTGGAGTTCGACCTCAATGATTTCGACAGCCACCTGGACGACGCCAATCCGGAGCTGGCCGAACACAACGAAGCGGTGCTGGAACGCACCCTTGCCCAGCTCAAGCCACTGACGTGGGAGCGCAAGGTGCGTGCGGCCATCGAGGCCCAGTTGCCCGAAGGCGAACCCAGCGCCGAACGCATCGCCCAAGCCATGCACCTGAGCCTGCGCAGCCTGCAACGGCACCTGGCCGACGAAGGCTGCCGCTTCGACGCGCTGCTCAACGAATGTCGCGAAAACCTGGCGCTGCTGCACCTGCGCGACCCGCATTGCTCGCTGAGCGAAGTCAGCTACCTGCTCGGCTTTGCCGACACCAGCAGCTTCAGCCGCGCATTCAAACGCTGGACCGGGATGACGCCCGGGCAGTTTCGAGAGGGGTTGCGCTAG
- a CDS encoding aminotransferase has product MWYEGFLGLSAWSLVAVTLLMTHVTIIAVTVYLHRYSAHRSLELNAGLKHFFRFWLWLTTAQNTREWTAIHRKHHAKCETVDDPHSPVIKGLSTVLRKGAELYRAEAENPETLRIYGKNCPDDWIERNLYSRFPLLGVAIMGVIDLLLFGTIGITIWAIQMMWIPVWAAGVVNGLGHAVGYRNFECRDAATNLVPWGILIGGEELHNNHHTYPNSAKLSVRKWEFDLGWAWIQVFSFLRLAKVQRVAPIAHRVEGKGHLDMDTAMAILNNRFQIMAQYRRLVIAPLVKQELEKVDYSVRHQFHRAKRLLSRETSLLDDRHHLRIQNMLEHSQALKVIYEKRLALQQIWIKTSSNGHDMLAAIKDWVHEAEASGIQSLRDFADQLKTYSLRPATA; this is encoded by the coding sequence ATGTGGTACGAAGGTTTTCTTGGCTTGTCAGCCTGGTCGCTGGTGGCAGTCACCCTGCTGATGACCCATGTCACGATCATTGCCGTCACGGTCTACCTGCACCGTTATTCGGCGCATCGCTCCCTGGAGCTGAACGCCGGCCTCAAGCATTTCTTCCGTTTCTGGCTGTGGCTGACCACGGCCCAGAACACCCGCGAGTGGACCGCCATCCACCGCAAGCACCACGCCAAGTGCGAAACCGTCGATGACCCCCACAGTCCGGTCATCAAGGGCTTGTCCACCGTGCTGCGCAAGGGCGCCGAGCTGTACCGCGCCGAAGCCGAGAACCCGGAAACCCTGCGCATCTACGGCAAGAACTGCCCGGACGACTGGATCGAGCGCAATCTCTACAGCCGCTTCCCGCTGCTGGGTGTGGCGATCATGGGCGTCATCGACCTGCTGCTGTTCGGCACTATCGGCATCACCATCTGGGCCATCCAGATGATGTGGATTCCGGTCTGGGCCGCCGGCGTGGTCAATGGCCTGGGCCACGCCGTGGGCTACCGCAACTTCGAATGCCGCGACGCGGCGACCAACCTGGTGCCCTGGGGCATCCTGATCGGCGGCGAAGAGCTGCACAACAACCACCACACCTACCCCAACTCGGCCAAGCTGTCGGTTCGCAAATGGGAGTTCGACCTGGGCTGGGCCTGGATCCAGGTCTTCAGTTTCCTGCGCCTGGCCAAGGTCCAGCGTGTCGCGCCGATCGCCCACCGGGTCGAGGGCAAGGGCCACCTGGACATGGACACGGCCATGGCGATCCTCAATAACCGCTTCCAGATCATGGCGCAGTACCGTCGCCTGGTCATCGCGCCGCTGGTCAAGCAGGAGCTGGAAAAGGTCGATTATTCCGTGCGCCACCAGTTCCACCGGGCCAAGCGCCTGCTGTCGCGGGAAACCAGCCTGCTGGACGACCGCCATCACCTGCGCATCCAGAACATGCTCGAACACAGCCAGGCGTTGAAGGTGATCTACGAGAAACGCTTGGCCCTGCAACAGATCTGGATCAAGACCAGCAGCAACGGGCACGACATGCTCGCCGCCATCAAGGATTGGGTCCACGAAGCCGAGGCCAGCGGCATCCAGTCCCTGCGCGACTTTGCCGACCAGCTCAAGACCTATTCGCTGCGGCCTGCCACGGCCTGA